A single window of Leishmania infantum JPCM5 genome chromosome 35 DNA harbors:
- a CDS encoding ATP-dependent RNA helicase-like protein, with product MGYPDAAPTIESGLPSKLTGVAQSDQASPAPMAAPGPRGATLGPTDNKQPFLAGAPTGAPPPPPPSSLGHAPMPRPSGPLVFPPSTHTSIPSQAAAASSARSAPSKLSAPPQWTSAAPSSVPLPHSAQARRADPTQPGSAFMRTQNRPPAPFLAGVAKSQGRLPTPQTPLYQHPPVAPVPSRGTFNEAAEPATAVAAAPLPQSQPHAGIPPPVPRSQLAGMPTPLSQSSGAASPSAAAPFSAPSPKAAGSLLSPPLPSQQRRSNSQRLPYPLPQPLSQQTASARSSVPPPAPMSANTASPFRPTPTSPLPAVAAAPVVDTPATTTPTVTPISAAAPAGASDSAPAAASLPTDICLALQQMSIHARIAPYPPPPSTATEAAAATPTPAAASSSAGSPIKKLQQLMQQPQARLNYYAALPPRVAVQREQDRYGRGNRAQRMNYRQPPPPHHQQRHLPSAPPQQTKATPLAHVADIDPAVAKRFQDEYAQQNDNENIGDDLRAQQATKMGTIGTLDEELCLSLIETHDVTFVVTDTGTGKSTRIPMALHKAHPDALVVNAQPRRTAAINLAQRVAEVLDAELGEEVGYSVRGEHIGDLGETKIMYVTTYSLFIYFLWHEFKEKLPFSYIIVDEFHERTPDVEVILLMLKLWLHKHPGAFKLVLCSATAQVEEWQSFFDGLTVGTYARSPIMYPVQEYFIEDLQRLTGIRTAPILPQDSNNMVTSEQMHQLILVCKQLLEYLAKNTATQDSVLVFMPGRTQVELMTTWIRENLEESLEPIAWYRDVELSLIQEALARPAVTRKKVYVATDIAEVSLTLPDVVFVIDSGTGKRPQVSEKEKTSYAFPPLRLLWETTSNAQQRRGRVGRVQQGFYFSLLSRDHHKALRESDNRIKNAVLTELVLHSLLITQKPFAFFQLCNEKPERGALAYSLHLLQDGGHIIRKDDPMADAERVSLDRQRTTHVMDSPWNALIEEALAAAPAAFSTASADAAKHSPATKEAAEGPSSSDEVGDKGYGDEEDSVEAANPEADTEAFQQCYFMTLRGVIAARSPVSVAAATNVFFGLLYGTPTLSMLAAAIESSKSPFHVPYTVSDRMERAAMVRHVSNVMQRYHGSLQSDLICSMEVILEYMSMQRDGLSEEAQEEWCQERSLSRTRVVDTLNLFSQMKEQVSSVLPFPDVTDIDVLNAQFNQNAELLVLMLVASHTELAIQVQLDGPVAQRKGFVGHGMFFPLKCLKDESVPTVCPWDRTKISVPLSLQTIQRKVLAVFASQVEPDLFALVLLVFSYKLHYSVQDSGATPSFLMAVSHSGVRRTFQCDTLTAQQILQLRRIQCAQLRCMQLQVEERVKANESEKLSAVLKSANSDFGLPESAIKTPYLIPTVLQHGLKLLVSRLKGSPSYTAQRRGIAEFPPGTPYCKLAHGAELPPPVLQSVLIHSNNGLSVLQPAATAAAAATPLATVGVATGAVEHSDEAAVALAEAPSPAVESKSESDDDDDSDRSSDSAAHVPTFSYDI from the coding sequence ATGGGGTATCCGGATGCTGCTCCAACCATAGAATCCGGACTACCTTCCAAGTTGACGGGCGTAGCGCAGTCTGACCAAGCGTCACCAGCACCGATGGCTGCACCAGGTCCGCGAGGGGCAACACTGGGCCCCACTGACAACAAACAGCCTTTTCTGGCGGGTGCGCCGACCGGCGCAccacccccgccgccgccgtcgtcactGGGTCACGCCCCCATGCCAAGGCCAAGTGGACCGTTAGTGTTTCCTccgagcacacacaccagcatCCCCTCTCAagctgcagcggcctccTCAGCGCGGTCTGCACCCTCTAAACTGTCGGCCCCACCACAGTGGACGAGTGCCGCGCCTTCTAGCGTCCCACTTCCGCATTCGGCACAAGCGCGCCGCGCAGACCCGACCCAACCGGGCTCCGCCTTCATGCGGACGCAGAAtcggccgccagcgccgttcCTAGCAGGCGTAGCGAAGTCGCAAGGCAGGCTGCCTACTCCTCAGACGCCCCTCTATCAACATCCGCCGGTGGCACCCGTGCCGAGTCGCGGGACTTTTAACGAGGCCGCAGAGCCAGCAAcagctgtcgctgctgctcctcttccgcaGTCACAACCGCACGCCGGTATACCTCCTCCGGTACCGCGGTCTCAGCTTGCTGGGATGCCGACTCCTCTCAGCCAGTCATCAGGTGCAGCGTCCCCGTCGGCTGCCGCTCCCTTCAGTGCCCCATCCCCAAAAGCTGCCGGGTCGCTCTTgtcgcctccgctgccgtcgcagcagcggagatCGAACTCTCAGCGCCTTCCGtatccgctgccgcagcctcTTTCACAGCAGACCGCCTCGGCGCGATCATCAGTGCCCCCTCCGGCTCCGATGTCAGCCAACACAGCATCTCCGTTTCGGCCCACACCAACCTCGCCACTgcccgctgtcgccgcggcaCCCGTTGTCGATACACCCGCTACGACAACCCCGACTGTCACGCCGatttccgctgctgcgccagccggCGCTTCTGATTCTgctcctgccgctgcatcccTACCCACGGATATTTGCTTAGCACTGCAGCAGATGAGCATTCACGCTCGCATAGCGCCGtatccaccaccaccgtcaaCTGCGACagaggccgctgccgcgacaCCCACGCCCGCTGCGGCTTCGAGCTCCGCCGGCTCGCCTATAaagaagctgcagcagctcatgcagcagccgcaggcgcGGCTGAACTACTACGCCGCATTGCCGCCGCGTGTGGCAGTGCAGCGTGAGCAAGACCGCTACGGCAGGGGCAACCGAGCACAGAGGATGAACTACCGCcaaccaccgccaccgcaccaccagcagcgtcatctgccatcggcgccgccacagcagacCAAAGCGACTCCCCTCGCTCATGTCGCCGACATCGATCCGGCCGTTGCGAAGCGCTTCCAGGATGAGTACGCGCAGCAGAACGACAACGAGAACATCGGGGACGACTTGcgggcgcagcaggcgacgAAGATGGGCACGATTGGCACGCTAGATGAGGAACTGTGCCTGTCCCTGATTGAGACTCACGACGTCACGTTTGTCGTCACGGATACCGGTACGGGCAAGAGCACCCGTATCCCAATGGCCCTGCACAAGGCGCACCCGGATGCACTCGTCGTgaacgcgcagccgcgccgtaCCGCTGCGATCAACCTTGCCCAGCGCGTCGCGGAGGTGCTTGACGCGGAGCTCGGTGAAGAGGTAGGCTACTCGGTGCGCGGAGAGCATATCGGCGACCTTGGTGAGACGAAGATAATGTACGTTACAACCTACTCCCTCTTTATCTACTTTCTGTGGCACGAGTTCAAAGAGAAGCTGCCGTTTTCCTACATCATTGTCGACGAGTTTCACGAGCGCACACCGGATGTGGAGGTCATTCTGCTGATGCTGAAGCTGTGGCTTCATAAACACCCGGGTGCCTTTAAGCTTGTCCtgtgcagcgcgacggcgcaggtggAGGAGTGGCAGAGCTTCTTCGACGGCCTTACGGTCGGCACCTACGCCCGCTCCCCTATCATGTACCCCGTGCAGGAGTACTTCATCGAggacctgcagcgcctcacCGGCATCCGCACTGCACCGATTTTGCCGCAGGATAGCAACAACATGGTAACATCGGAGCAGATGCATCAGCTCATTCTAGTGTGCAAACAGCTGCTTGAGTACCTGGCTAAGAACACGGCGACGCAGGACAGCGTGCTCGTGTTCATGCCTGGCCGTACGCAAGTGGAGCTGATGACGACATGGATTCGCGAGAACCTGGAGGAGTCACTGGAGCCGATCGCGTGGTACCGCGACGTCGAGCTGTCTCTGATCCAGGAGGCCCTCGCGCGGCCTGCAGTAACCCGCAAGAAGGTCTACGTCGCCACAGACATCGCCGAGGTGAGCTTGACGCTGCCGGACGTGGTGTTTGTGATCGACTCCGGGACAGGCAAGCGGCCGCAGGTctcggagaaggagaagacaAGCTACGCTTTTCCGCCTCTTCGGCTGCTGTGGGAGACGACGTCgaacgcgcagcagcgccgcggccgtgtTGGTCGTGTGCAGCAGGGCTTCTACTTCAGCCTTCTCAGCCGCGACCACCacaaggcgctgcgcgaATCAGATAATCGCATCAAGAACGCTGTCCTCACTGAGCTCGTCCTTCACTCCCTGCTCATCACGCAAAAGCCGTTCGCCTTCTTCCAGCTGTGCAACGAGAAGCCAgagcgcggcgctctcgcctACAGCCTTCACCTGCTACAGGATGGCGGCCATATTATTCGCAAGGACGACCCCATGGCGGACGCGGAGCGGGTGTCGCTTGACCGCCAGCGCACGACGCACGTCATGGACTCGCCCTGGAATGCCCTCATCGAGGAGGCGCTTGCAGCGGCCCCGGCGGCCTTTTCTACTGCTTCTGCCGATGCGGCAAAACACTCCCCGGCTAcaaaggaggcggcagagggccccagcagcagtgaCGAGGTCGGCGACAAGGGCTACGGAGACGAAGAGGACTCTGTCGAGGCCGCGAATCCAGAGGCCGACACAGAGGCTTTCCAGCAGTGCTACTTCATGACCCTGCGGGGCGTCATCGCGGCCCGCTCGCCGGTGTCGGTCGCGGCTGCCACAAACGTTTTCTTCGGCCTACTGTACGGCACCCCGACGCTGAGCAtgctggcggccgccatcgAGTCTTCCAAGTCGCCGTTTCACGTGCCGTACACCGTCAGCGACCGCATGGAGCGCGCGGCGATGGTGCGTCACGTGTCGAACGTTATGCAGCGCTACCACGGCTCGCTGCAGAGTGATTTGATCTGCTCCATGGAGGTTATCCTCGAGTACATGAGCATGCAGCGCGACGGGCTgtccgaggaggcgcaggaggagtgGTGCCAGGAGCGCAGCCTGAGTCGCACTCGCGTCGTCGATACACTGAATTTGTTCTCGCAGATGAAGGAGCAGGTGAGCTCGGTGCTGCCGTTCCCGGACGTCACAGACATCGACGTACTCAATGCCCAGTTTAACCAGAACGCTGAGCTCCTTGTGCTCATGCTCGTGGCGTCGCACACAGAGCTGGCGATTCAGGTGCAGCTGGACGGCCCTGTCGCGCAGAGGAAGGGCTTTGTGGGACACGGTATGTTCTTCCCGCTCAAGTGTCTCAAGGACGAGTCGGTGCCGACCGTGTGCCCGTGGGACCGCACCAAGATTAGCGTGCCACTTTCTCTACAGACGATTCAGCGCAAAGTGCTCGCCGTGTTCGCCTCGCAGGTGGAACCAGACCTGTtcgcgctggtgctgctcgtctTCTCTTACAAGCTCCACTACTCGGTTCaggacagcggcgccaccccgTCGTTCCTGATGGCCGTCAGCCACTCTGGTGTGCGCCGCACCTTTCAGTGCGACACCCTCACCGCACAGCAGattctgcagctgcgccgcattcAGTGCGCCCAGCTGCGGTGcatgcagctgcaggtggagGAACGCGTGAAGGCGAATGAGAGCGAGAAGCTCAGTGCCGTGCTGAAGAGCGCCAACAGTGACTTTGGATTACCGGAGAGTGCCATAAAGACGCCCTACCTCATTCCTacagtgctgcagcacggcctgAAGCTGCTCGTGAGCCGACTGAAGGGCTCACCTTCTTACACGGCTCAGCGACGCGGCATCGCGGAGTTCCCGCCCGGTACGCCGTACTGCAAGCTCGCtcacggcgcggagctgccgccgccggtgctgcagtCGGTGCTCATCCACAGCAACAATGGCCTCTccgtgctgcagccggcagcaacggcggcagccgcagcgacccCCTTGGCGACAGTCGGCGTAGCGACGGGTGCGGTGGAGCATAGCGACGAGGCAGCCGTCGCGCTGGCGGAAGCGCCTTCTCCGGCAGTGGAAAGTAAGTCGGAaagcgatgacgacgatgatagcgaccgcagcagcgactctgCTGCACATGTGCCAACGTTCAGCTATGACATTTAG